The sequence GGCGATCGCTATGCAAATTGAGGCAATTCGTGCTGGGCGCCAATTGCCGAGCATTCAGAAAGAAGAATTGGCTGAACAGTGGTCTGCCTTGCCGATCAAAGCGAAAAGCGATTTGGCGATTACAGGCCGTGATTTGCTTCATGCAAAAGCTGTACCAGGCCCATGGATTAAGGAGGCGCTACAAGCGGCAGAAAAGGCCGTTGTGACAAAAAAGTGCCCGAATGAAAAGGCTGCGATTTTGGCATTTTTAACGACGAGGGAGGAAGGAAAATGAAAGGACAGCTATTGGCACTGCTTCAGTCAGGTGCTTACATTTCTGGCGAGGAAATGAGCCGTAAGCTCGGCGTTTCCCGTACAGCCGTGTGGAAGCAGCTATCTGCGCTGAGAGAACAAGGTTACGAGCTTGAATCAGCACCGAAAAAAGGCTATCGATTGCTCTCTTCTCCAGACACTTTGCTTGCCCATGATATCGAAGCACATTTACAAACAAAAACGCTTGGGCGAAACATCCACAGTTATGATTCGGTTGCCTCTACCCAACCTCTTGCCCATGAAGAGGCAGCCCGGGAAGCCCGAGAAGGAACGCTCATTGTCGCAAATGAACAACAAGGGGCAAGAGGCAGGCTTGGCCGCCAATGGCAATCTACGAAGGGGACAAGCCTATCGATGAGCTTGCTTTTACGGCCAGACATTAGCGTTAACCAAGCGCCGCAATTAACGCTTTTGGCTGCTGTAGCTGTCACAAGGGCAATTGAGGCAGTAAGTGGGTTGGTTTGTGACATCAAGTGGCCAAATGATATTTTGTATGCCGGCAAAAAATTGGTAGGCATTTTGACGGAAATGGCTGCTGATCCTGACCGAGTGAACTATTGCATTGTCGGTATCGGCATCAATTGCAATCAGGAGAGCAATGATTTCGCCGAAACTTTAGCCGGAATCGCCACGTCGATTAAGCTAGAAACAGGCAATCCGGTTCAGAGGGCAAAGCTAGTAGCCGCTGTAATGAATGAATTTGAATGGCTGTACGATGAATACATAAAAAACGGCTTTGCTGCGATTCGCCCGCTCTGGGAAGCGCGCTCAGTCAGCCTCCATACGAAACTGTCTGCCCGAACGCCTTCGCGGATTGTACAAGGCTATTCATTAGGCATTACCGATGACGGGCGCTTGCGCATTCAAGACGAGGACGGTCAAGAACACTTGATTTATTCTGCAGACATTGAACTCGACAACTGACGGCAAACGTATGCTATACTAGGGGCGCAAGGGCTGTATCTGCTAGAACGGCACCCAAAAGAGGTATGGGATCGTAACGTAACGAAAGCTTGCCTGGATCTTATCAGTGACCGGGACATAGCTTCACGTTGCCTTCGGCTCCTTGCACTAGGTGCAAGGAGTTTTGCCGTTTCATGCAGTTCAAAATTTGAACACATGAAACAGGAGGACAGATGTGAAAACAACAAAAACGTTTAAACAAATGAAGCGAGATGGTGAGCCGATTGCGATGCTTACGGCTTATGATGCACCCTCTGCCCGCTTGGCAGAACGAGCTGGCGTAGACATGATCCTTGTCGGCGATTCCCTCGGAATGGTGGTGCTTGGTTACGACTCCACGGTTCCTGTGAGCGTTGATGATATGGTTCTGCATACGAAAGCAGTCAAACGCGGGGCGCCAAACACATTTGTTGTCACAGACATGCCGTTTTTAACGTACCATAGCTCGTTTTCTGAAACGGCTGGCCATGTGCGTAGGCTGTTGCAAGAGGCAGGAGCCGATGCGGTAAAGCTGGAAGGTGGCGCAGACATTGCCAGTACTGTGCAACGTCTAACGGCAGCAGGTGTGCCTGTTGTTGGCCATATCGGCTTGACGCCACAATCAGTCGGTGTTTTAGGCGGCTATCGCGTGCAAGGAAGGGCGCAAGAGGAAGGCGAGCAGTTGCTTGCTGATGCACAGGCATTGGAACAAGCTGGCGCGTTTGCCATTGTCGTTGAGTGTGTTCCAAAGCAGCTTGGCGCATTGTTGGCTAAAGAAATCAACGTGCCGATTATTGGCATTGGCGCTGGAGCAGAGACAGACGGCCAAGTTCTTGTTTATCACGACGTGATTGGCTACGAGTCGGAACGAGTGGCGAAATTTGTCAAACAATATACGGCTGTATCGCCAATCATTGAGGAAGGGCTCGTCTCTTATGTCACTGATGTGAAACAACGGGCATTTCCAGAAGAAGCCCATACGTATACAACGAACGACACAGGCTGGTTGGCTGTGTATGGGGGCGACAAAAAATGATTGAAGTGGGAACAACAGGTCAGTTGCAAAGACTGTTGCAGGACGCACGTGAACAAGGGAAAACGATTGGGTTTGTGCCAACGATGGGTGCATTGCATGGCGGTCACCAGTCGTTGGTGCGTGCCTGTGCGCAAACATGCGACTTGGTCGTTGTGAGCATTTACGTGAACCCACTGCAATTTGGCCCTCACGAGGACTATCATGAATATCCAAGACAATTGGAAAAAGACCGCGTGTTAGCAGAAGAAGCAGGGTGCGATGTGCTGTTTTGCCCAACTGATGAAGAAATGTATCCTGATGGGTATACGCAAACGGTTCATGTGAAGCAAGGTGCGAACGTGTTATGCGGCAAAAGCCGCCCTGGCCATTTTGACGGAGTGGCTACCGTTGTGTTGAAATTGTTTATGCTTGTTCAGCCTGATTTCGCCTTTTTTGGTGAAAAAGACGCGCAGCAAGTCGCCATTATTAAACAACTTGTTAAGGAGTTCTTCCTGCCTGTGACAATTGTTGCTTGTCCAACTGTTCGCGAAGACGACGGCTTGGCGAAGAGCTCCCGCAACGCCAATTTGACGCCGGCAGAACGCCAAGCCGCACCGAAGTTATATGCTGCCCTGCGCGATGCAGCAAAGTTGCCGACAAGCCAACTAAGCGACCTTGTCCAACAAGTGCGGCAACATCTTGCTGCATTGCCTCTAGGCAGCATTGATTATGTCGAAGCGTATGAGTATCCATCCCTTAAAGAAGTTGAGCAAAGTGACGGCATTGTCATTTTGGCTCTCGCTTACCAATTTTCGAAAGCACGTTTAATTGACCACATCTTAATTGACATGAACAATCGCGACGGAGGGTTGAACGATGTATCGGACAATGATGAAAGCAAAATTGCATCGTGCACGGGTTACTGAATCAAATTTAAACTACGTAGGCAGCATCACCATAGATGAAGACCTCATGGATGCAGTCGATTTGCTTGAAAATGAAAAAGTACAAATTGTGAACAACAACAACGGCGAACGGTTTGAAACGTATGTGATTAAAGGGACGAGAGGAGAAGGGGGCATCTGTTTAAATGGTGCCGCCGCGCGAAAAGTCCAACCTGGAGACGTCGTCATCATTTTGTCTTATGCGATGATGGAAAACGCGGAAGCCCTTGCCCATCAGCCGAAAGTGGCGATTTTGGATGAGAACAACCGAATT is a genomic window of Shouchella clausii containing:
- the panC gene encoding pantoate--beta-alanine ligase — protein: MIEVGTTGQLQRLLQDAREQGKTIGFVPTMGALHGGHQSLVRACAQTCDLVVVSIYVNPLQFGPHEDYHEYPRQLEKDRVLAEEAGCDVLFCPTDEEMYPDGYTQTVHVKQGANVLCGKSRPGHFDGVATVVLKLFMLVQPDFAFFGEKDAQQVAIIKQLVKEFFLPVTIVACPTVREDDGLAKSSRNANLTPAERQAAPKLYAALRDAAKLPTSQLSDLVQQVRQHLAALPLGSIDYVEAYEYPSLKEVEQSDGIVILALAYQFSKARLIDHILIDMNNRDGGLNDVSDNDESKIASCTGY
- the panB gene encoding 3-methyl-2-oxobutanoate hydroxymethyltransferase, giving the protein MKTTKTFKQMKRDGEPIAMLTAYDAPSARLAERAGVDMILVGDSLGMVVLGYDSTVPVSVDDMVLHTKAVKRGAPNTFVVTDMPFLTYHSSFSETAGHVRRLLQEAGADAVKLEGGADIASTVQRLTAAGVPVVGHIGLTPQSVGVLGGYRVQGRAQEEGEQLLADAQALEQAGAFAIVVECVPKQLGALLAKEINVPIIGIGAGAETDGQVLVYHDVIGYESERVAKFVKQYTAVSPIIEEGLVSYVTDVKQRAFPEEAHTYTTNDTGWLAVYGGDKK
- a CDS encoding biotin--[acetyl-CoA-carboxylase] ligase yields the protein MKGQLLALLQSGAYISGEEMSRKLGVSRTAVWKQLSALREQGYELESAPKKGYRLLSSPDTLLAHDIEAHLQTKTLGRNIHSYDSVASTQPLAHEEAAREAREGTLIVANEQQGARGRLGRQWQSTKGTSLSMSLLLRPDISVNQAPQLTLLAAVAVTRAIEAVSGLVCDIKWPNDILYAGKKLVGILTEMAADPDRVNYCIVGIGINCNQESNDFAETLAGIATSIKLETGNPVQRAKLVAAVMNEFEWLYDEYIKNGFAAIRPLWEARSVSLHTKLSARTPSRIVQGYSLGITDDGRLRIQDEDGQEHLIYSADIELDN
- the panD gene encoding aspartate 1-decarboxylase; protein product: MYRTMMKAKLHRARVTESNLNYVGSITIDEDLMDAVDLLENEKVQIVNNNNGERFETYVIKGTRGEGGICLNGAAARKVQPGDVVIILSYAMMENAEALAHQPKVAILDENNRIVEMLGTEPASTVR